Below is a window of Picosynechococcus sp. PCC 7002 DNA.
ATCTTCAGTCCGTTCAATGGTGTTGCGCCACTGACGAATATTTTCTTGGGCTTCGTTGTAGAGGGCGCGACCGGATTGGATCGTGCGGGCTTCGGCGATCGCCTCCTGGAGACGATTGGTCGCTGCTAAATCTTTCGCATAGGCCAGGGTGGGAGAGTCTTCGGCGATTTCAATTTGGCGACGCCATTGGCGAATTTTTTGGCGGGCTTCATCGTAACGGGGGTTGCCTGAGGGAACACGGTTGAGCTGGGCGATCGCCCGTTCATAGTCGGCGATATTTCCCCCCTGGGCCAATTCCTCAGCCTGTTCTAGGATCGCCACGTCCTCAATTTCCCGTTGCCAACGACTAATCAGACCTTGGGCCTGGTCATAGACAGCACTGGCGGGCTGAATACTTTGGATTTGCACCAGGGCTGTTTCGAGATCCTTAACGGTTCCTTGGTTCGCCCTGAGGCCAGCTTGGGCCAGAATTCGCCAATCGACCACCACGTTGTCGAGGTTCAGTTGATCCGGTAGGCGATCGCAGAGGGCCAGTAAGTCATCCCAGCGGCGTTCATCAATAATGTTGTCGGTGTAGTCAATGATTTTTTCGCGGGCGTCACTAATTAAACGTTGAGCTTGGGGGTAAGCATAGCTATCTTGGCTAATGTTGCTCGCCTGGGCGATCGCCTGGAGCCAATTTTCTAAACCGCCCCGACGCAGGGCTGCATAGGCCCCTTCTAGCTGCTCCGTTTCCTTGCGAGCCAACTGAATTTGCGCCATGGCCTCATCGTACTTCACCGTAGCCCAGTAGCGATTGTCTAAATAACTGAGTTGGACGACTGTCCGCATCGCCTGGCTTAAATCTCCTGCTTCGAGTTGCCGTTGCAGGCTAGCTAGAATCGCTTCTCCCTCTTGCCAAATATCTTCCCAGGCCGTGATTTGGGACTCAATTTCTGCTTGAAAACCGGCCTTTTCGGGAATATCGCGCACCATGGCGATCGCCTCATCCAACTTTCCCGCCTGGAATTCCACCTCAGCAAGGGCAATAATTTGCGAAACCCACACCTCAATGTTGCGGTCAATATCCGCCCGGAGGGGGTGATTCTCCGAAAAACCACTCACCATCCGAATCGCCTTTAGGTAGCTGGCAAGGGTCTGTTTCTCCGCCTCAATCTGGGCGCAGTATAAGCGGGTTGTGGCGGAGGCTAAAGGCAAGAACAGGGCACTGCAATTGTTGCTGCCATTAAAACTCAGGAGAACCGATGTCGCCAAAAAGCCTACGCCTCCCGATAGGAAAATTAAGAGCAACCCTAACCATTGCCAATTGGGGAGAAGAAATTGGCGTTTACGCGGAACCCCAAGGATTTCTGTCTCTGTCTCTGCCGTTGCTTGCTCTGGATCCCCATTGGCGATCGCCGTCGTTTCCATGCTTAAATCTTGCGTCCCAGACGCTTCCGATAAACCTGCTTCAGTCGATAACACTGGCTGCGATTGGGTGCCAACGGAAGAAACGGATTGCACTTGCGAGGGATCAGGTTTCTGGCTCATATAAACCGGAGGCTAAAATTTTGCAGACATGGATAGCTAAGATCTATGATACGTTCTACGCGATTTCATAAAAATTGGCATCATCATAGCATAGGCATCTTAAGCGTTTAGGCGCAGTACAAACCAAAAAATTGACAGCCTTTCCAAAGTTCTTTTCCAATAAATTAAGGAAGAGATATCGCCAAGGCCGTTTTATATCAGCTATTCTTGATTCTCTCAGTAGGATGTAGACAGAGATTTATAGATATGTCTGATAATATGGGCATCATTCGTCCCTTACTCAAAATCTGAAAGGCACCTCCGCTGCATCCTAGTGAGACTGCCCCATCACCACTCTGTACTATATAAATCGTTAAGGATAGGTTTGAAAGATGGAACAACAGCCTGAAACCCAAGTAGAAACTGGTACAACTCCGTTTAACAACGAAGCACCCGGTCCCATGACCTCCCCCCAAACCGAGCAGCCTTGGCAAGAAGCAGTCAAACCCATCACGGATTTTCTGTCTGAACTGCCTGAGGAGCTAGGGAAATTTTTCGCCGACTATAAGCAACCCCTGATCACCGTCGGTTTGATTGTGGCAGCTTTGATCACCGTCAAGCTGACCTTCGCACTAATCGGTGCCATTAACGATATTCCCCTATTAGCGCCCACCTTTGAGCTGATTGGTATCTCTTACACAGCATGGTTTGTCTATCGCTATTTGCTTAAAGCTTCAAACCGTGATGAATTGCTAGCAGAATTCAATTCTCTTAAGTCTCAAGTGTTGGGTAAAAAATAAACCTAGATTTCTCGTCTGGACTTGACTCTCCTCGGCATGTGCCGAGGAATTTTGATTTTTAAGAGAGATAGTCAGTAACAGCTTTCTCTAATCGTGAAAATAGAATTATAAAATTAAAAATCCAACTATGCTCTCTTGAAAGTTTTGTTGGATTAAATAAATTCTTATAAAAGAATCTTCATTACATGTAGTTCTGAAAATAAAGTCGCAATACTCTTGTATTTTATTTGGAACCGCTATATTTTAACTCCTTTTTTATAAGTGTTCTCTAGAAAATGAAATTCTCCTTAATCACCAGCACATTAGGTGAAGATAGGCATAATAAAATCGTGCGCCTAATTCACTCTTTAATAAAACAAAAACATCAGGATTTTGAATTGATTATTGTCGATCAAAATGAGACTTCAAAACTCAAAGTAACATTAGAAAGTTATTTTAATGAGATTAATTTGATTTACCTGAAGCATGATCAAAGGGGGGTATCAGCGGGGAGGAATTTTGGATTTAGGTATGTATCTGGTGAAATTGTCAGTTTTCCTGATGACGATTGCTGGTATCCAGATATACTTTTAATGTCAGTCAATACTTGGTTTTTAAATAATATTAATTGGGATGCTTTAAGTGGTTGTACTATTGATCTAAAAGAAAATTTGACAACAAGCAGATGGGATAAGAATCCAGGAGAAATTCATAAGTTTAATGTCTGGCGTAGAGGAATTACTTCATCCATTTTTTTGCGAACCTATGCACTTGCAAACGCCCAAGGTTTTGATGAGACACTTGGACCAGGTGCAGACTCTCCTTGGCAATGCTCGGATGAGACTGATTATCTTCTAAACTTGCTATCACAAAATAAGAAACTATATTATGATCCAGAAGTAAAAGTCTACCATCTTGAACCAATTACCCAGTATGACCAACAAGCATTGGCACGCGCAAAAAGGTATGCTCCAGGAACGGGCCGTGTATTAAAAAAGCATAGTTATCCATTTTGGTTTGTTGCAATCGCTTTATTAAGGCCAATTTTGGGAACTTTATATTATGCAACTAAAATGCAGGGATGGCGGGCTAAATTCCATTGGCTTATTTTTCAAGGTAGATTAAATGGTTGGCTTTCTTCTAAATAATTACTCCTAAAGCCTCTCAAAAAAGTAGATCAAAAAACAAGCCTGAAAATCAACTTAAATTCCGGAGAATTTGTCTGGTTTCTTGTCCTGTTTTTTCCCATGAAAACATACTTGCTCTTTGGAGTCCTTTTTGCATTAGATCAGCATAAAGATTATCATCTTTGGTGATGCGTTCCATCGCACTACGTATTTCTTGAACATTTTTTGGGTCTACTAAGATGGCAGAATCTTTTGCTACTTCGACTAATGAAGATTGATTAGATGTGATGACAGGTAATCCGCAAGCCATTGCTTCCAATAAAGGGAGGCCAAAGCCTTCCCAAAGGCTTACAAACATTAAACAAAATGCTTGATTAAGAATCATAGGCAAGTCTTGAAAGGAAACATAATCTTTAAATAAGACTTGATTTTCTAATTCTAGATTTTTCACCAAATCAATTAACTGTGGCGTGTAACGTTTATCTTTAGGCCCAATAAGCCAAAATTCATAATCTTCTTTATCCTTAAGCAGGGAAAATGCTTTAATCATTCTAGGGAGATTTTTGTGTGGGTTATGGCGACCCAAGTATAAAAAATAAGGCTTTTTAGATTTTGACTTATTCGATTGCATGTAAAAATTTTTAGGATTATAAGCAAGATAAATGGGTGTAATTTTAGTAGCAGAAATATTGAAAAAATTCATCAAGTCATCTGCAGTTGCTTGGGAGTTACAAATAATATGCTTACTTTGATCTAACACAATAGGTAAAACAAATTTCTGATAATAGTGTAATGGAGAACGCTTGTCTGGATAGCGTAATGGAATTAAATCATGAACCATAACAACAGTTTTAGCAGTGGTATAAATAGGTGATTCTGGTAAAGGAGAAAAAATCAAGTTTGACTCTAGTTTTTGATAAATTTTTGGCAAAGCAAACTGAGTCCAATATAGCCGTTTAAAATGTCCCTTTAAGCCAAAATCTGGACTAAGTTCTTTTGGAATTAGATAAGAATTGAAAGTTGTAAATCGATTGTCAAAATTACAAACAAGAGATTTAGAATTTAGTTGAGAAAGGGATGGTAGTATATTGCGAGCATAAATACTAATCCCTGTCGGCTTTTTAGATAAGATAGATAAGTTGACGAGTATCATATTAAAGACGCATTTTAGGTATTTTTATTGATTTTTTTTGGAAATTTTAATGGATTTAAAGTATTTAATTGAAGACGAAATACAATTCTTGTCTGTGAAAAAAAAGCGTTGATTAAAAATCCAGAAAATAACTGAGAAATAACTGTAGAAATTGCTGCACCGACGCCAGAATATTTAGGAATCAAAAAGATATTTAGAATAATATTAAGTAATGCGCCAGAAAAAGTTATCCAGAAGGAATAATTGCTTAATTTCTCTGCAATAAACCATGGAGAAATTCCTGTTCCCATAAATACAAATAATGTTGCCCAGATATGAATTTTCAAGATTGTCCCTGCAGCAAAATATTCTGGCCCATAAATCATCAAAATAAGAGGAGATGCAATGAACAAAATGGGAAGTGAAATCATCAAAGATAGACGAATCAAAAAGGATAGTAAGTCTTTGATTTTTTCGTAATATTGTTTTTTGTTTTTTTCTTTTGCTGCGTAAATTGAAGGGGAAACTGAAGCAATAATTATATTAGGAATAAAATACCATATTTCAGATATTTTAGTTGCGGATGAATAAATGCCAACTGCTTCTTCTCCAACGATGCTCCCCAACATTACTAAGTCTGTCTTCATATATAAGATGATGCTCAAACCAGATAAGATTAAGGGCCAGCTTTCATGAAGTAATGATTTTGCAATCTCAGTATTCCATTCAAGTTTGAACGGGCATTTTTTTAATTGATAAACTAAGACAAAACCACTTGCTTCCAGAGCAGCTTCTCCAAATATAATCCAGGCAAAATAAATCAATGGAACTTGTAGAATTAAGAGCGCAACTTTACTGAGAGTGACAACTATGAATACAAGAATTTTAATGGCAACTATATATTTAGATTTAACTTGAGCAGAAAACCAAAAATTAACGACTTCAAAAGCTTGAAATAAAATACTTGAACTTAGTATTAGAAAAATCAAGCTAAATTCAGTATTGTCTGTTCCCAAAAAAAGATAAACTCCTGTAGCAATAAGCCCAAGTGAAATAATGCTAGATATCACAAGTTTGAGCCAAAATACGGTGCCTAAAATTTTATTTTTTTCTTGAGGAAAATTAACTAGAGAACGAATAACTAAAGTATCTAATCCAAGCTTGGATAGGGGGTGAAGTAAAACAATAATTGCCCCGGCATAATTCAATGTACCTAATTGAGCAGCTCCTAGATATCTTGCCATCCAAGCACTCATAAAAAAACCGATTATCATCCGAACAGCATATTCAAATGACAACCACGAAATGTTACTCAAAATGGCTTTTTGTTCACCTATCAACTGCTTTTTGAATAACGACAGTCTTTTGAACATAAATGAGAGAAGTCGAGTCAGATGATGGTGTTATATTTAAGCGAAATGATAATATCAATTAAGCTAGATTAAATATCTTCAGATAAGTACAGAATAAAGCGGTGTACCTTAAGCAATTTTATATTTTGCTGACTCATAGTATGCATCATATAAAGAATATGATCTGCTTGTAATAAAGTGCCATCATTGCGGCAACTACCTCGATAACGGAGTTGGACTTGGGTGGGGCTAATGACTTTTTCGAGGGCGATCGCCGTTAACATTTCTCGGAGATTCAGTTGCTTAATTTTGCCAGACTTCGTTTTCTTTTCGAGGAGAATTTCCGGAGTCTGACGGATAACTTCGAGCCAGGCTTCCCACTGTACGGCAGAAACGGGTTCTTCGGTTTCAAGATCAATCAGGTATTCTGCTTCCGTAAGGAGCGCAGTGGCAGCCTTAGAACGGACGGGCACTTCCTCAACGCGATAGATCGGCATATCGATGGGCAACTGTTCAGCGAGTCGTCGCCGGAAATCTTCTAAATCCAAGACTTGGCGCAACTCAAAATCAATAATTTCTCCTGAGCTGGTGGCTCCTAATGATAGGGCATTGGCGATGGAAATGCGGGGGCTCGGATGAAAGCCGTTGGTAAAAGCCACGGGAATTGAAGCGCGGCGCACAGCTCGGTCAAATAAACGGACTAAATCGAGGTGACTAACCAGGCGCATATCCCCTTGCTTACCGAACCAAACCCGGAACCGTTGTAGGCGTTCTTGATCCTTTTGAAATTGACCGACAAATTCGGGAATTTCGGGCGGTTGATAGACGACATTATGGCCAAAATCAGTACTGCAGACGCCACAATGGGAACAACCATCAAAGGCACAGTCGGGAATGGTTGCTGCTTCGAGGGCTCGCTTTAAATCGTCCTTGAGCCACTGCTTATCAATGCCTGTGTTGAGGTGATCCCAGGGCAAGGGGGCGTCGAGGGGGTCGTTGTCGGTGGTTTCAAAAACATTCCACTCGCCACTTTCGACTTTGCGGTACTTCCAGGTGAGATCGGATTCGGCGATCGCCTGTTCCCAAGCGCCATAGGCTTTGTCTAAATTCTCCCACCAAGAATCCATTCCCGCCCCCAGTTCCCAGGCTCGGCGGACGACTTTACCCAAACGGCGATCGCCCCGGCCAACGAAATCCTCCATGGCTGAAATGCGCACATCGGTATAGTTCACCTTCACGCCGCGAATCGGTCGAAAAGCTTCCCGCAACAGTTCCTGTTTACGCTTAAATTCTGTCGTCGAAACCGAATGCCACTGGAAAGGTGTGTGGGGTTTCGGGGTGAAATTAGAAATGGTGATGTTGAAGTTTAAACGGCGATTGCTCAGGGACGCACATTCCCGCCGCAGCCATTGCACCGTTTCCGCGATGCCCAACACATCGAGATCCGTTTCTCCAGGGAGACCGATCATGAAATAAAGCTTGACCTTATCCCAGCCCTCTTTTACCGCGGTTTGGATACCCCGTAGCAGTTCTTCGTTCGTCAAACCCTTATTGATCACATCCCGCATTCGTTGGGTGCCCGCTTCTGGGGCAAAGGTTAAACCCGCTTTACGCGTCCCACCGACAATATTGGCAATATTTTCATCAAAGCGATCAACCCGCTGGCTAGGCAGAGATAGGGAAATGTTTTCGTCCTTGAGGCGATTTTTAATCTCGACTCCTACCGCTGGCAACGAGAGATAGTCAGAACAACTGAGGGAAAGTAGAGAAAATTCGTTGTAACCCGTCGCCCGCATTCCTTTTTCAATGGCATCGACGACTTTCTCTGGTTCGACATCCGTTGCAGGCCGCGTTAACATTCCCGGTTGGCAGAAGCGGCAGCCCCGGGTACAACCCCGGCGAATTTCCACCGTCAGGCGATCATGAACTGTTTCCACATAGGGCACTAAACCAATGGAATAGGCGGGAATTGGCGTGGCGACACGGCGCAAAATTCGCTTGGGCACTTCGTCACGGGTTGAATGCACAGAACCATCCGCCGCCATTGCATAGAAGCGAGGCACATAGACCCCTGGTACTTGAGCTAAATCCAGCAGAGTTTCTTCCTTACTCAGACCGTTAACCTTGGCTTCTTCGAGGATAAAACCCACTTCGGGCAAAAGTTCTTCGCCATCGCCGAGAACGATAAAGTCGAAAAAGTCAGCGTAGGGTTCTGGGTTGGAGGTGGCTGTTTGTCCCCCCGCAAAAATGAACGGATAATTTCCTTGATCTCGTTCCTGCCAAGTGAGGGGAATCTGGGCAAGGGTAAGCATTTCGAGAATATTTGTCGCCCCCAGTTCATAGCTCAAGCTAAAGCCGAGAATGTCGAATTCCAACAGCGATCGCCTGGATTCGAGGGCAAACAGCGGCAGATTTTTTTCCTTTAACTTCTCGCTCAGATCAGCGGCGGGTAGATAAGTGCGATCGCACAACTGTCGAGGTTGGGCATTAATCACGTTGTAGAGCAGGATATGGCCCAAATTTGAGGAACCCACCTCATAGACTTCCGGATAGGTCAGCACCCAACGCACCACTGCCCCTTGCCAAGGCTTATGGATTGCCCCCAGTTCATTACCCAAGTAGCGCGCTGGTTTGAAAATATCCGTCGTAATCAGCGCTTCGTAATCAGCCGGTTGAGGAAGACAGGGAGCCGTTGCCACAGGTGATGAACCTCCAAGGGAGTCGAGGGAAACAATTCAGTCCCCCATTATACCGGAGAGCTTTCGAGATGCTAGGCCGCGAGTAACTGGGATGTCTGCGTCAAAAATGCAGCTTCATCTTTGAAAATGCGCACAAACTGCTCCATTTGGGTCAGCTCTAATACCATGCGCACCTGGGAATTGATCCCACAACAGCCGAGGCGTTTACCATGGGATTCTGCCAATTTTGTGCCCTGACTGAGCACCACCGCCGCCGCACTGTCGATAAATTCTACCTGCTGGAGATCGACTAAAATTTCTCGACTGAATTCGTCATTGATCGCCCCATGGAGCGATCGCCAAAATACGTCAAGATTTGAGGTTGTCAAAGCACAATTTGGGCGCAGAATAACAGGCTGTTGGTTTTTATCCATCGGTAGACTCTCCCCAGGGGAACTTCCCTGTTTACCCATCGTCTTAGTCACAACTTTTATACAAAAATCAAACAACTTTTTCGGTTGAAAAAACCCTGAAAAGGCTGCTAAACATTTGATTCGGGATAGAACCATTGTATGGGGGAGACTCAAAAATCAGGTGTGATGATAACTTATCCTGAACAAAAACATCTCGTTACCAAAAGATCCTTTATTGCTTCGAGAACGGTATGTTTGTTTACATTTTTTCTAAAAAAAGAAGCCCGAAGTTTAAAAATTATTTAAGACCGGGGAGAAATTGTGTAAATACCTCGAAAATGGAACCATGACCTAAACAAACTTCACCACTTTACGCTATTTAGACCATTCATTATTTACCTTTAATCAGCGACAATAAGAGAATCTTTCTTTTGTAATGAAATCAGTTCCTTATTTAGGGAAACATTACTATTGTGAGTACGCCATTTATGATTCGTCGTTTAGTGGAAAAAGCCCTTTTCATTAAACAGATGACCCCCGAAATTGAAAACGCGATCAACTCCGAGTTGACACGCCTTGGCCATGTTTCCGATGCGGATTATGAAGCCCTCGAACTTTTGATGGCAGAAATGGATGCGGGCCGGATTCAGCTTGTGCCCAGTCGCTTTATCTTTTGACAAGACCCTTAAACTGGCTGGGGTTTGGGGGCTGAGGGACAAAGATTGGCGATCGCACAGACCTCACATTGAGGTTTTCTGGCATTACAGACGGCGCGACCATGGTAAATCAGACGGATCGACCAGTTTTCCCACTCCGGCTGGGGAATTAATTTCATCAAATCCCGTTCAATTTGTACCGGATTCTCAGATTTTGTGAGGCGCAAACGATTACTCAAACGCTTGACATGGGTATCCACCGTCACCCCCGCACAAATCCCAAAAGCATGGGCCAGAACAACATTGGCCGTTTTCCGGGCCACACCGGGCAAGGTCAGAAGCTCTTCCATGGTTTGCGGCACTTTCCCATTGAAAACCGCCATAATCCGCTGGCAAGCTCCCTGAATATTTTTCGCTTTATTTCGATAAAATCCCGTTGAGCGCACTAGCTGTTCAATGTCTGCCACATTTGCCCCGGCAAAGGCCGCCGCATCAGGAAATCGGGCAAAGAGCGCCGGTGTAACTTTATTTACTCGCTCGTCGGTACATTGGGCTGAAAGAATGGTTGCCACCATGAGTTGCACGGGGGTTTCATAGTCCAAACTACAGGTGGCATCGGGATAGAGTTCGTGGAGTTTTTCGAGAACGGCGATCGCCCGTTTTTTCTTACTACGCGGGTAATGAATTGCCATGGGCACTATTTTTCCTGTGGCTTCACGGTAAACTAATCAAGATTCATTATTGACCTGATTTCGTTTCCCATGGCAACCTACCTCATTGAAGTTGGTACAGAAGAACTCCCTGCTGATTTTGTCGCGGCGGCGATCGCCCAATTAAAAGACCGCGTTTCCCATAGCCTCACGGAGTATTTTCTCACCCCAGACGGAATCGAAGTCTACGGAACCCCCCGACGCCTGGCTGTGTTAATCCAAGGGTTGCCAGACCAGCAGGCTGATCGGGAAGAAGAAATTAAAGGCCCCCCCGCTGCCGCCGCATTTAAAGAGGGTCAACCCACCAAGGCTGCTGAAGGCTTTGCCCGCAAACAGGGGGTTGAACTGTCCGCCCTGGAGGTGCGCCCCACGGAAAAAGGAGACTTTGTCTTTGTCCAAAAGAAAACCCTCGGTCGCCCGACGCCAGAAATTTTGCAGGAACTGGTTTTAGGTTGGTTTACGGCCCTCGAAGGGCGGCGCTTTATGCGGTGGGCCGATGGCGATCTGCGCTTTCCGCGGCCGATTCGCTGGTTGGTTTCCCTTTGGAATGATGCTGTTTTGCCCCTGGAATTGGTGAACGGCTCCGGTAAGTTAGAAGCGGGTCGTATTTCTCGTGGGCACCGGATTTTACATCAAGGGGATGTGACCCTGAACAATGCTGCTGATTATGTGGTGACCTTGCAACAAGCCTTCGTGGAAGTTAATCCCCAGGTGCGGGAAGAAAAAATTGTTGCTGGCGTCAAAGCGGCGGCAGCAGAGATTGGTGGTGAAGCAGAAATGCCCGCTGATCTCCTCGCTGAGGTGGTGAATTTGGTGGAATATCCCACGGCGGTAGTCGGCGACATTGAAGCGGAATTTTTAGAGCTACCCACGGAAGTGATTACGACGGTGATGGTCACCCATCAGCGGTATTTTGCGGTGCGCGATCGCCAAGATAAAACAAAACTCCTCCCGAAATTTATTACGATTTCCAATGGTGATCCCAAGAAATCAGAGATCATCGCTGCGGGGAATGGTCGGGTGATCCGGGCGCGGTTAGCGGATGGTCAATTTTTCTACCGGGCCGATTGCGATGAACATTTAGAAACCTATTTGCCCCAACTAGAAGCCGTCACCTTCCAGGAAGAATTAGGGACGATGCGGGACAAGGTAGACCGCATTATGGAAATTTCCCAGCAAATCGCGGAACAGCTTGGCCTGTCTGAGGCGGACAAAGAAATTATTGCCAGCACCGCTATGCTCTGTAAGGCGGATTTGGTGACACAGATGGTCTATGAATTCCCA
It encodes the following:
- a CDS encoding CAAD domain-containing protein — protein: MEQQPETQVETGTTPFNNEAPGPMTSPQTEQPWQEAVKPITDFLSELPEELGKFFADYKQPLITVGLIVAALITVKLTFALIGAINDIPLLAPTFELIGISYTAWFVYRYLLKASNRDELLAEFNSLKSQVLGKK
- a CDS encoding glycosyltransferase family 2 protein, encoding MKFSLITSTLGEDRHNKIVRLIHSLIKQKHQDFELIIVDQNETSKLKVTLESYFNEINLIYLKHDQRGVSAGRNFGFRYVSGEIVSFPDDDCWYPDILLMSVNTWFLNNINWDALSGCTIDLKENLTTSRWDKNPGEIHKFNVWRRGITSSIFLRTYALANAQGFDETLGPGADSPWQCSDETDYLLNLLSQNKKLYYDPEVKVYHLEPITQYDQQALARAKRYAPGTGRVLKKHSYPFWFVAIALLRPILGTLYYATKMQGWRAKFHWLIFQGRLNGWLSSK
- a CDS encoding glycosyltransferase family 4 protein, yielding MILVNLSILSKKPTGISIYARNILPSLSQLNSKSLVCNFDNRFTTFNSYLIPKELSPDFGLKGHFKRLYWTQFALPKIYQKLESNLIFSPLPESPIYTTAKTVVMVHDLIPLRYPDKRSPLHYYQKFVLPIVLDQSKHIICNSQATADDLMNFFNISATKITPIYLAYNPKNFYMQSNKSKSKKPYFLYLGRHNPHKNLPRMIKAFSLLKDKEDYEFWLIGPKDKRYTPQLIDLVKNLELENQVLFKDYVSFQDLPMILNQAFCLMFVSLWEGFGLPLLEAMACGLPVITSNQSSLVEVAKDSAILVDPKNVQEIRSAMERITKDDNLYADLMQKGLQRASMFSWEKTGQETRQILRNLS
- a CDS encoding flippase — encoded protein: MFKRLSLFKKQLIGEQKAILSNISWLSFEYAVRMIIGFFMSAWMARYLGAAQLGTLNYAGAIIVLLHPLSKLGLDTLVIRSLVNFPQEKNKILGTVFWLKLVISSIISLGLIATGVYLFLGTDNTEFSLIFLILSSSILFQAFEVVNFWFSAQVKSKYIVAIKILVFIVVTLSKVALLILQVPLIYFAWIIFGEAALEASGFVLVYQLKKCPFKLEWNTEIAKSLLHESWPLILSGLSIILYMKTDLVMLGSIVGEEAVGIYSSATKISEIWYFIPNIIIASVSPSIYAAKEKNKKQYYEKIKDLLSFLIRLSLMISLPILFIASPLILMIYGPEYFAAGTILKIHIWATLFVFMGTGISPWFIAEKLSNYSFWITFSGALLNIILNIFLIPKYSGVGAAISTVISQLFSGFLINAFFSQTRIVFRLQLNTLNPLKFPKKINKNT
- a CDS encoding TIGR03960 family B12-binding radical SAM protein translates to MATAPCLPQPADYEALITTDIFKPARYLGNELGAIHKPWQGAVVRWVLTYPEVYEVGSSNLGHILLYNVINAQPRQLCDRTYLPAADLSEKLKEKNLPLFALESRRSLLEFDILGFSLSYELGATNILEMLTLAQIPLTWQERDQGNYPFIFAGGQTATSNPEPYADFFDFIVLGDGEELLPEVGFILEEAKVNGLSKEETLLDLAQVPGVYVPRFYAMAADGSVHSTRDEVPKRILRRVATPIPAYSIGLVPYVETVHDRLTVEIRRGCTRGCRFCQPGMLTRPATDVEPEKVVDAIEKGMRATGYNEFSLLSLSCSDYLSLPAVGVEIKNRLKDENISLSLPSQRVDRFDENIANIVGGTRKAGLTFAPEAGTQRMRDVINKGLTNEELLRGIQTAVKEGWDKVKLYFMIGLPGETDLDVLGIAETVQWLRRECASLSNRRLNFNITISNFTPKPHTPFQWHSVSTTEFKRKQELLREAFRPIRGVKVNYTDVRISAMEDFVGRGDRRLGKVVRRAWELGAGMDSWWENLDKAYGAWEQAIAESDLTWKYRKVESGEWNVFETTDNDPLDAPLPWDHLNTGIDKQWLKDDLKRALEAATIPDCAFDGCSHCGVCSTDFGHNVVYQPPEIPEFVGQFQKDQERLQRFRVWFGKQGDMRLVSHLDLVRLFDRAVRRASIPVAFTNGFHPSPRISIANALSLGATSSGEIIDFELRQVLDLEDFRRRLAEQLPIDMPIYRVEEVPVRSKAATALLTEAEYLIDLETEEPVSAVQWEAWLEVIRQTPEILLEKKTKSGKIKQLNLREMLTAIALEKVISPTQVQLRYRGSCRNDGTLLQADHILYMMHTMSQQNIKLLKVHRFILYLSEDI
- a CDS encoding STAS domain-containing protein gives rise to the protein MTKTMGKQGSSPGESLPMDKNQQPVILRPNCALTTSNLDVFWRSLHGAINDEFSREILVDLQQVEFIDSAAAVVLSQGTKLAESHGKRLGCCGINSQVRMVLELTQMEQFVRIFKDEAAFLTQTSQLLAA
- the nth gene encoding endonuclease III; translation: MAIHYPRSKKKRAIAVLEKLHELYPDATCSLDYETPVQLMVATILSAQCTDERVNKVTPALFARFPDAAAFAGANVADIEQLVRSTGFYRNKAKNIQGACQRIMAVFNGKVPQTMEELLTLPGVARKTANVVLAHAFGICAGVTVDTHVKRLSNRLRLTKSENPVQIERDLMKLIPQPEWENWSIRLIYHGRAVCNARKPQCEVCAIANLCPSAPKPQPV
- the glyS gene encoding glycine--tRNA ligase subunit beta — its product is MATYLIEVGTEELPADFVAAAIAQLKDRVSHSLTEYFLTPDGIEVYGTPRRLAVLIQGLPDQQADREEEIKGPPAAAAFKEGQPTKAAEGFARKQGVELSALEVRPTEKGDFVFVQKKTLGRPTPEILQELVLGWFTALEGRRFMRWADGDLRFPRPIRWLVSLWNDAVLPLELVNGSGKLEAGRISRGHRILHQGDVTLNNAADYVVTLQQAFVEVNPQVREEKIVAGVKAAAAEIGGEAEMPADLLAEVVNLVEYPTAVVGDIEAEFLELPTEVITTVMVTHQRYFAVRDRQDKTKLLPKFITISNGDPKKSEIIAAGNGRVIRARLADGQFFYRADCDEHLETYLPQLEAVTFQEELGTMRDKVDRIMEISQQIAEQLGLSEADKEIIASTAMLCKADLVTQMVYEFPELQGIMGQKYALVSGEAPAVAEGIFEHYLPRNADDILPQTLAGQVVGMGDRLDTLVSIFGLGMIPSGSSDPFALRRAANAIITVAWDAGLEIDLGELLAQGAKDFVTAHPDKTSPLEALQSFFIQRIQTLLQDEKGIDYDLVNAVLGDDAEYTERALTDLLDVGDRAAFLQSIRDDGQLAKIYATVNRSAKLAAKGNLSTDSLDPTGVINPEKFAQNSERDLYAGLVELVPTTEVARTERDYQKLIDGLAALAPTVERFFDGEDSVLVMAEDPAVRENRLNLLGLLRNHARVLADFGAIVKQ